The sequence TCACGTCGGTGAGCGGGCAGGCGGCGCTGGTGAGCGTCATGTCCAGGGTGGCGACCTCGTCGGACAGGTCGACGCCGTACACCAGGCCGAGGTCGACGACGTTGATGCCGAGCTCGGGGTCGACGACGTCCTTGAGGGCCTCAAGGATCTCCGCCTCCTCCTCGGAGGGGGCGGCGGCCGCGGGCGCCTCGGTGTCGGGCGTCTCCTGGGCGGGCGTGTCGGTCGCGGGCGTGTCGGTCATGGTGCCTCTCCGAGTGCGCGGGCGGTCGCGTCCTTCCACGCCATCCAGGCGAGCAGGGCGCATTTGATGCGGGCGGGGTACTTCGAGACCCCGGCGAAGGCGACGGCGTCCTCCAGGACGTCCTCGTCAGGCGCGACGTCCTGGCCGCGGGACTGCATCAGCGCCAGGAACTCCTCGCCGACCGCCATCCCCTCCTTGACGGACTTGCCGATCAGCAGGTCGGACATCACCGAGGCGCTCGCCTGGCTGATCGAACAGCCCATGGCGTCGTAGGACACGTCGGCGACCGTGGCGTCCTGGCCCCCGCCCTCCAGGTGGACGCGCAGCGTCACCTCGTCGCCGCACGTGGGGTTGACGTGGTGCGCCTCCCCCTCGAACGGCTCCCGCAGCCCCTTGTGCAGGGGGTTGCGGTAGTGATCCAGGATGACCTCCTGGTACATCGCCTCCAGCTGCATGGCGTCCTTTCTCAACCTTTCTCGCTACAACCCGGGCACGTCAGGGCGTGTTCCTCAGGCGGTGCCGAAGAACTTCTGCGCCTGCCTCACGCCGTCGGCGAGCGCGTCCACGTCGCCGAGGGTGTTGTAGAGGTAGAACGTCGCGCGGGTGGTCGCCGGGATGCCGAAGCGGCGGCAGATCGGCCACGCGCAGTGGTGGCCGACGCGGACCTCGACGCCCAGCTCGTCCAGGACCTGCCCGACGTCGTGCGGGTGGATGCCGTCGACGGTGAACGACACGGCGCCGCCGCGGGCCTCGGTGGTGCCGGGGCCGATGACCCGGATGCCGGGGATCTCGCCGAGCCGGTCCAGCGAGTGGCCGACCAGGGCCTCCTCGTGGGCGTGCACGCGGTCCATGCCGATCTCGGTGAGGTAGTCGCAGGCCACGCCCAGCCCGACCGCCTGCGCGGTCATCGGGACGCCCGCCTCGAACCGCTGCGGCGGCGGCATGAACGTGGTCTCCTCCATGTGGACGACCTCGATCATGGAACCGCCGGTGATGAACGGCGGCATGGCCGCGAGCAGCTCGCCGCGGCCCCACAGCACGCCGATGCCGGTGGGGCCGAGCATCTTGTGGCCGGAGAACACCAGGAAGTCGGCGCCGAGCCGGGCCACGTCCACGGGCTGGTGCGGAACCGACTGCGCGGCGTCCAGCAGGACGAGCGCGCCGACGGCGTGGGCGCGCTCCACGATCCGCTCGATCGGCGGAACGGTCCCGAGCACGTTCGACTGGTGCGTCAGTGCGACGATCTTCGTGCGCTCGTTGACGATGCCGTCGAGGTCGTCGAGGTCGAGGCGGCCCTCGTCGGTGATGCCGAACCAGCGCAGGGTGGCGCCCGTCCGCCGGCAGAGCTGCTGCCACGGGACGAGGTTGGCGTGGTGCTCCATCTCCGACACCACGACCTCGTCGCCGGGGCCGACCGCGAACCGCTCGGCCCCGGGGCCGGCGGTGGCCGCGTTGCTCATCGCGTAGGCGACCAGGTTGATGCCCTCGGTGGCGTTCTTGGTGAACACGATCTCGGCGGGCGACGCGCCGACGAAGCGGGCGATCGAGGCGCGGGCGTTCTCGTAGGCCTCCGTCGCCTCCTCGGCGAGCAGATGCGCCCCGCGGTGCGGCGCCGCGTTGTGCCGCTCGTAGAACTCCCGCTCGGCGTCCAGCACCCGGACGGGCTTCTGCGACGTCGCCCCCGAGTCGAGGTACACCAGCGGGCGCCCGCCGCGGACCGTGCGCTGCAGCAGCGGGAAGTCCTTCTTCAGCTCCTCGGGCAGAAGGCTCGCCGTTCCCTGTGCGGAGGCGGCCGTCCCCGCCCCCCGGGCCGCTTCCGTCATAGGGACGCGCCCGCCTTCACGTACTTCTCGTAGCCCTCGTTCTCCAGCTCGTCGGCCAGCTCGGGCCCGCCCTCGGCGACGACGCGGCCGGCGGCGAACACGTGCACGAAGTCGGGCTTCACGTAGCGCAGGATGCGCGTGTAGTGGGTGATGAGCAGGACGCCGGTGTCGCCGGAGGCGAAGCGGTTGACGCCCTCGGAGACGACCTTCAGGGCGTCGACGTCGAGGCCGGAGTCGGTCTCGTCCAGCACGGCGACCTTCGGCTTCAGCATCTCCAGCTGGAGGATCTCGTGCCGCTTCTTCTCGCCGCCCGAGAAGCCCTCGTTCAGGCTGCGCTGCGCGAACGCCGGGTCGATGGACAGGGCGTCCATCGCGGCCTTCATCTCCTTGGAGAACTCGCGCAGCTTCGGGGCCTCGCCGCGCACGGCGGTGACGGCCGAGCGCAGGAAGTTGGACACCGAGACGCCGGGCACCTCGACCGGGTACTGCATCGCCAGGAACAGCCCGGCGCGAGCGCGCTCGTCGACCGACATGGCCAGGACGTCCTCGCCGTCCAGCGTGACGGAGCCGGACGTCACCTCGTACTTCGGGTGGCCGGCGACCGCGTAGGCGAGGGTGGACTTGCCGGAGCCGTTCGGCCCCATGATCGCGTGGGTCTCGCCGGCCTTCACGGTCAGGTCGACCCCGCGCAGGATCTCCTTCGCGCCGTCGGAGCCGTCGCCGACGGAGACGTGGAGGTCGCGGATCTCAAGCGTGGCCATAGTGCGTCTAGTCCTTCGTCGTGCGGTCAGTCGTCGCCGGCGAGCGAGACGTAGACCTCGCCGTCCTCGACCCTGACCTTGTAGGTGGCGACCGGCTGCGTGGCCGGCGGGTTGGTGGGCTTGCCGCTGCGCAGGTCGAAGCAGGACCCGTGCAGCCAGCACTCGATGGTGCCGTTGTAGACCTCGCCCTCGGAGAGCGAGACCTCGGCGTGCGAGCAGATGTCGTTCAGGGCGAACACGTCGCCGCCGCTTCGCGCGATGACGACGGGCGTGTCGTCGACCTCGACGCCGAGCGCCCCGTCGGCGGGGACCTCGTCCAGCGCGCACACCTTCACGAAGGTCACTTGGCCGCTCCCCGGTCCAGCTCCGCCTCGATCGCCTCGCGCACCTTCTCGCGCACCTCGACGACCTCGATGCGCTCGATGAGCTGGCCGAGGAAGCCCCGGACCACCATGCGGCGCGCCGCGTCGAAGGTGATGCCGCGCGCCTGGAGGTAGAACAGGTGCTCGTCGTCCAGCCGCCCGGACGCCGAGGCGTGGCCCGCTCCGGCGACCTCGCCCGTGAGGATCTCCAGGTTCGGCACGGAGTCGACCCGCGTCCCGTCGGTGAGCACGAGGTTGCGGTTCAGCTCGTAGGTGTCGGTGCCCTCGGCCTCCGCGCGGATGATCACATCGCCGATCCAGACGGCGTGCGCGTCCCGGTCCTGCAGGGCGCCGCGGTAGTCGACGCGGCTGCGGCAGTGCGGGACGGCGTGGTCGACGAGGAGGCGGTGCTCCAGGTGCTGGCCGCCGTCGGCGAAGTACACCCCGTACAGCTCGGCGTCGCCGCCGGGCCCCTCGTAGGCGACGGACGGCGAGATCCGCACGACGTCGCCGCCGAGCGAGATGTTGTGCGAGACGAACCGGGCGTCGCGGCTGAGCCGGGCGTGCTGGTGGGAGACGTGGACGCCGTCGTCCGCCCAGTCCTGCAGGCTGATCACCGACAGGCGGGCGCCGTCGCCGACGACGAACTCGATGTTGTCGGCGTAGGTCGCCGAGCCCTGGTGCGCCAGCACGACGGTGGCCTCGGCGAAGGGCTCCAGGACGACGGTGGTGTGCCCGTAGGCGGCGGCCGAGGCGTCCTCGCCGCGCAGCCGCAGCACCGTCGGCGCGGAGGCCGCGGTCTCCTTCGGGACGGTCACGACCGTGGCCTGGGTGAAGGAGCTCCACGCCTGGGCGCTGACCCGGTCGGCGGGGACGTAGGCCCTGCCGAGGCGCTCGTCGCCGCGGCCGACGGTCTCGACGGTCACCTCCGGCGCCGCCTCGACCTCCAGGAGGACCTTGCCGCCGTCCTGGGCCGTGCCGTTGTGCAGGCCGCGCAGGCGGCGCAGCGGGGTGAACCGCCACTCCTCCTCGCGGCCCGTGGGCACGTCGAAGTCGGCAACCTCGTAGGACGCCTTCTCGTGCAGCGTCGAGAGAGGCTTCTGCTCCAGCCCCATCAGCCGACGGCTCCTTCCATCTGCAGTTCGATGAGCCGGTTCAGCTCCAGGGCGTACTCCATCGGCAGCTCGCGCGCGATCGGCTCGACGAACCCGCGCACGATCATCGCCATCGCCTCGTCCTCGGTGAGGCCGCGGCTCATCAGGTAGAACAGCTGCTGCTCGGACACCTTGGAGACGGTGGCCTCGTGGCCCATCTCCACGTCGTCCTCGCGGACGTCGACGTAGGGGTAGGTGTCGGAGCGGCTGATCTGGTCGACCAGCAGCGCGTCGCACTTGACCGTGGACTTGCTGTGCTCGGCGCCCTCCTGGATCTGCACCAGCCCGCGGTAGGACGTGCGGCCGCCGCCGCGCGCCACCGACTTGGAGATGATGCTGCTGGAGGTGTTCGGCGCGGCGTGCACCATCTTCGCGCCGGCGTCCTGGTGCTGGTCCTCGCCCGCGAACGCGATCGACAGGGTCTCGCCCTTGGCGTGCTCGCCGAGCAGGTAGATGGCCGGGTACTTCATGGTGACCTTGGAGCCGATGTTGCCGTCGACCCACTCCATGGTGGCGCCCTCGTAGGCGACGGCGCGCTTGGTCACCAGGTTGTAGACGTTGTTCGACCAGTTCTGGATCGTCGTGTAGCGGACGCGGGCGTCCTTCTTCACGACGATCTCCACGACGGCCGAGTGCAGCGAGTCGGACTTGTAGATCGGGGCGGTGCAGCCCTCGACGTAGTGGACGTAGGAGCCCTCGTCGGCGATGATCAGCGTCCGCTCGAACTGGCCCATGTTCTCGGTGTTGATCCGGAAGTAGGCCTGGAGCGGGATCTCCACGTGCACGCCCGGCGGGACGTAGATGAACGAGCCGCCCGACCACACGGCGGTGTTGAGCGCGGCGAACTTGTTGTCGCCGACCGGGATCACCGAGCCGAAGTACTCCTGGAAGATCTCCGGGTGCTCGCGCAGGCCGGTGTCGGTGTCGACGAAGATGACGCCCTTCTCCTCAAGGTCCTCGCGGATCTTGTGGTAGACGACCTCCGACTCGTACTGGGCGGCGACGCCGGCGATGAGGCGCTGCTTCTCCGCCTCGGGGATGCCGAGCTTGTCGTAGGTGTTCTTGATGTCCTCGGGGAGCTCCTCCCAGGACGTGGCCTGCTGCTCGGTGGAGCGCACGAAGTACTTGATGTTCTCGAAGTCGATGCCCGTGAGATCCGAGCCCCAGGTGGGCATCGGCTTCTTGCTGAACAACCGCAGCCCCTTGAGGCGCAGGTCGAGCATCCACTCAGGCTCGCTCTTCTTGCCCGAGATGTCGCGGACGACGTCCTCGTTCAGGCCGCGGCGCGCCGAGGCGCCGGCCGCGTCCGAGTCGGCCCAGCCGAACTTGTACTTGTCGAGCCCTTCGAGCTCCGGGTGGGCTGCCGTAGTCATAGGGAGGTCCCTCCGGACTCCTCGTCACTGGTCAGATGCGTGCCGGCGGACGCCCCCGCGTCCGCCGTGTCCCCGCCAGGGGCGGCGTGGGCGGCGCGGGCGCCGCCCTCGCCGGTGTCGCCGGTCCCGCACAGCGAGCGGGAGCTGACGTGGGTGGTGCAGATGCCGTCGCCGTGCGCGATCGTGGCGAGCCGCTGCACTGGAGTGCCCAGCAGCCGGCTGAACGCCTCGGTCTCGGCCTCGCACAGCTGGGGGAACTCCGCGGCGACGTGCGCGACCGGGCAGTGGTGCTGGCACAACTGCTCGCCGCCGCCCGGCTGGGGCGCCTTGGCGGCGGCGGCGGCGTAGCCGTCCCCCGACAGGGCCTCGGCGAGCGTGCGGACCCGCTGGTGAGGCGGCGCGTCCTGCACGACGGGCCGGTACCGGCGCTCCAGATCGGCGATCTGCCGCCGAGCGAACTCGGCGACCGCGTGGTCGCCGGCCGTCTCGGCGAGGAACCGCAGGGCGCTGGTCGCCAGGTCGTCGTAGGCGTGCACGAAGGCGCTGCGCCCGGCGTCGGTGATGGCGAACCACTTGGCGGGGCGGCCCCGGCCGCGCCGGGACTGCGGCACCCGCGCCTTGCGGATCTCGATCATGCCCTCGGCCAGGAGCGCGTCCAGGTGCCGCCGGATCGCCGCCGGCGTGAGGCCGACGCGCTCTCCCAACGTGGACGCGGTGACGGGGCCGTGTTCGAGGATCAGCCTGGCCACCCGGGCGCGGGTGTCGCGCTCGGGCTGGCCGGACGGCACGCCGACAGGGCGCGCGGTGGCGCCCCGGCTGCTCGTCTGATCCTCGCCCACGTTTTTCACAACATCAGTGTGCCGTAATTACTTCCCGCGAAACACCGGATCGCCAATGTCGTAGCTCACGCAGGTAAGCCTTACCTAAGCTGGGCGTCCTCGCCGGAGGGCGCCTCGCCCTGGCCCGCGCCGGTCCCGCGCGGCAGCACCAGCACCGGGCACGGGGCGGCCCGAACGATTTTGCCGGAGCCCTCCCCGAGGAACACCTTGCGCAGCGGTCCATGACGGCCGGGCAGGCAGGCGACGACCTCGCCCGGCAGCATATCGACGGCGCCGAGAGTGGCGGCGACCCCGGTCCCCACCTCCGCGAGCCGCTCCACCGGCATCCCGTCCCCCAGGCGCGCCCCGAGCAGGCCCGCGGCCTCCCGCAGCTCCTCGTCGGCCCGGGCGACCTGGCGGTCCAGCGCGCCGCCGACACCGCCGAGCCCGGCCGCGAGCGCGGCCGGCCGCAGCACCAGCGTCAGCAGCCGCATCGGCAGCCCCAGCTTCCGCGCGAGCGCGGCGGCGGCCAGCAGCGGGCCCTCGACATCGCGGCGCGGCCAGAACGCCACGGTCATCCGCTTCAGCCGCCGCGCCGAGCGGTCGGGCCCGAGCGTCCGGTGGTGGCCCAGCGACTCCTCGGCGTATCCGCGCGGCGCCAGCATCACCGGCACCGGCGAGTCGTGCAGGAGCTGGTCGGCGGTGCTGCCGATGGCGATCCGGCCGCGGCGGCCGCCCGGCGCCGAGCCGATCACGACGAGATCGGCGTCCGCCTCCTTCGCGGCCTCGATGAGGCCGCGCCCGGTCCCCCGGTGGGCGCGCGCCCGCAGGTCCAGCTCCGGCCGCGGCACCTGGAGCTCGCCGAGCCGCGCGACGGCCCGCGCCAGCGCCTCCTCGGCCTGGCCCCTGAGGTAGGCGACCCATTCGGCGTCCACCGACGCGGGGCCGTGCGCGGGCCAGGCGGGCGGATAGAGGTTGACGACCGTCAGCCGCGCGAGCCGGCTCGACCGGTCCGCCGACCGGACCATCGCGGCCAGGGCGAGGGCGTCGTCGCCGCGCTCGTCGGGCGAGTACCCGACCAGCACGCGCAGCCCGTCCGGTCCCCCGCCCCTCGATTCCCCGGCATTCGGCTCACTGCCGTTCGGTTCACTGCCGTTCGGTTCACTGCCGTTCGGTTCACTCATGCGGGCTCCCTCCGTTGGGCCCTGCGTGCCGGGCCGCCAGGCGCGAGTGGCGGCGGCCGTACAGGAAGTAGGCGGCCAGGCCGACGGCGGTCCAGATCGCGAAGACGGTCCAGGTGACGCCGCCGAGCCCGACCATCAGGTAGACGCACAGCGCGACGCCGAGCAGCGGCGTCACCGGGTACAGCGGCGTGCGGAAGCTGCGCGCGAGCTCCGGCCGGGTGCGGCGCAGCACGATCACACCGACGCTGACCAGGGCGAACGCGAACAGCGTCCCGATGCTGGTGGCGTCGACGAGCCGGCCGAGCGGGATCACCGCGGCGAGGATCGCGATGAACGCCGCCACGATGACGGTGTTGGCGACCGGCACGCGGCGCCGCGGGCTCACCTTCTGGAAGACGTGCGGCACGAGCCCGTCCCGCGACATCGCGAACAGGATGCGGGTCTGCCCGTACATGACGGTGAGCACGACGCTGGCGATGGCGACCACGGCGCCCAGGGACAGGACCAGCGACGGCCACGTCCGCCCGCTCACCGAGTCCAGCACCTGCGCCAGCGAGGCCTCGGAGCCGCTGAGCGAGAACCGCGTCCAGTGCATGGCACCGACCGCGGCGAGCCCGACCAGGACGTACAGGGCGGTCACGACGGCCAGCGAGAGCATGATCGCGAGGGGCAGGTCGCGGCGCGGGTTCCTGGCCTCCTCACCGGCGGTGGAGGCGGCGTCGAAGCCGATGTAGGAGAAGAACACCTTGGAGCCGGCCGCGCTGATGCCCGCCCATCCCATCGGCGCGAACGGGGTCATGTTCCCCGCCCGGAACGCCGTGAAGGCGATCGCGCAGAAGAACAGCAGCACGCCGATCTTGAGGAACACCATGACCGTGTTGGCGGCGGCGCTCTCGGACGTGCCGCGCAGCAGCAGCGCCGTGGCGAACAGCACCACGATCACCGCGGGGACGTTGACGAGGCCGCCCTCCCCCGGCGGGTTGCTGATCTGCGCCGCGATCGTGAAGCCCGCCGCGCCGTCGAGGAAGGCGTTGAGGTAGGAGCCCCAGCCGACCGCCACGGCCGACACCGACACGGCGTACTCCAGCAGCAGGCACCAGCCGCAGACCCACGCGACCAGCTCGCCCAAAGTCGCGTAGGCGTAGGAGTAGGACGAGCCGGAGACCGGGATGGTCCCGGCCAGTTCGGCGTAGGACAGCGCCGAGAACAGGGCGGTCACGGCGGCGAGGACGAACGACAGCACGACCGCGGGCCCGGCCAGCGGGACCGCCTCGCCGAGGACGACGAAGATGCCGGTGCCGAGGGTCGCGCCGACACTGAACAGGGTGAGCTGGAGCAGGCTCATCGTGCGCCTCAGCTCGCCGCCCTCGCCGCGCCCGCCCTCGGCGACGATCAGGTCGACGGGCTTGGTCCGCAGCAGGCTGCGCGCGAAGGTCTCCGGCGCGGTCCCGGCGGTCACAGGGTGCTCGCCAGCGGCCAGGTGGCGTTCGGGGTGACGATCGTCCCCGCGGTCCCCTCCAGGATGCGCTCGCACTGGTCGATCATCCCGATCGCGGCCATGTCGCCCGTCCGCTCGACGAAGCTCACCGCCGCCTCGACCTTGGGGCCCATCGACCCGGCGGGAAAGTCCTCGCCGCGCAGCTCGTACGGCGTCGTGTGGGTGATCTCCTCCTGCCGCGGCGTGCCGAAGCCGCGCATCACGCGGGGCACGTCGGTGAGGATGAGCAGCGCGTCGGCGTCCATGCTCTCGGCGAGGACGGCCGCGGTGAGGTCCTTGTCGACCACCGCCTCGACGCCCTCCAACCGCCCCACGTCGTTGCGGAAGACCGGGATGCCGCCGCCGCCCGCGCACACCACCACCGTGCCGAGCCGGACCAGCTCCCTGATCAGCCGCGTCTCGATCACCCGCTGCGGCCGCGGGGACGGCACCACGCGGCGCCAGCGGTCCCCGTCGGGCCGGACGGTCCAGCCGTACTCGGAGGCGAGCTTCTCCGCCTCCTCGCGCTCGTAGACCTGGCCGACGAACTTGGTGGGATTCTGGAACGCCGGGTCCACCGCCGACACCAGCGTCTGGTTGATCATCGCCATCACCTGGCGGCCGGGCAGCGCGTTCTGCAGGGCCTGGAGCATCCAGTAGCCGATCATGCCCTGGGTCTCGGCGCCGATCGTGTCCAGCGGGTAGGGCCGGGTCAGGTTCGGGTCGTTGACGCTCTCCAGCGCCAGCACCCCGACCTGCGGCCCGTTCCCGTGCGTGATGATCAGCTCGTGCCGCTCGGCGAGCGGCGCCAGCGACCGCACGGCCCGGTCGACGTTGCCGCGCTGGAGCTCGGCGTCGGGCGTCTGCCCCCGCTTGACCAGCGCGTTCCCCCCGAGCGCGACGACCACGCGCATGCGTCCTCCCCCTCCCCGGCGGCCCCGCTCAGCCGAGCGTCGCCACCATGACCGCCTTGATCGTGTGCATCCGGTTCTCGGCCTCGTCGAAGACGATCGACGCCTCGGACTCGAACACCTCGTCGGTGACCTCCAGGGCGTCCAGGCCGGTCCTGCGGTAGATCTCCTCCCCGACGGCGGTCCGCCGGTCGTGGAAGGCCGGCAGGCAGTGCATGAACCTGGAGGCCGGATTGCCGGTCGCCCGCATGACCTCGGCGTTCACCTGGTAGGGCGCGAGCATCGCGATCCGCTCGTCCCACACCTCGGCCGGTTCGCCCATCGACACCCACACGTCGGTGATGACGAAGTCGGCGCCGCGCACGCCGTCCGCGACGTCCTCGGTGACGGTGATGCTCGCACCCGTCCCGGCCGCGACCGCGCGGGACGGCCCGACGACCGTCTCCTCGTCGGGCCAGAGGGCGCGCGGGGCGACGATGCGGACGTTCATGCCGAGCAGCGCCCCGGCCGCCACGTAGGAGTGCCCCATGTTGTTGCGCGCGTCGCCCAGGTACGCGTACGTGACCTCGCGCAACGGCCTGCCGCCGTGCTCGCGCATGGTGAGCATGTCGGCGAGCATCTGCGTCGGGTGCCACTCGTCGGTCAGGCCGTTCCACACCGGGACGCCCGCGTGCTCGGCCAGTTCCTCGATGCGCCTCTGGCCGGCCCCCCGGTACTGGATGCCGTCGTACATCCGTCCGAGGACGCGCGCCGTGTCCTTCATCGACTCCTTGTGGCCGATCTGCGTCCCGCCGGGGTCGAGGTAGGTGACGTGGGCGCCCTGGTCGTGCGCGGCGACCTCGAACGCGCAGCGGGTGCGGGTGGAGGCCTTCTCGAAGATGAGCGCGATGTTCCTGCCCGCCAGCGCCTGCGTCTCCGTCCCGCCGCGCCTGGCCGCCTTCAGGTCGGCCGCCAGGTCGATGAGGTGTTCGAACTCGCCCGGCGTGAAGTCGAGTTCCCTGAGCAGGCTGCGGCCGCGCAGCTCGGCCGCCATCAGGCGTCCCGGACGAGCGGGCAGCTCATGCAGCGCGGGCCGCCGCGGCCCCGGCCGAGCTCGCTGCCGCGGATCGTGATGACCTCGACGCCGTTCCGGCTCAGGTGGTTGTTGCTCGTGGCGTTGCGCTCGTAGGCGACGACCACGCCGGGCGCGACGGCCAGGACGTTCGCGCCGTCGTCCCACTGCTCGCGCTCGGCGGAGAACACGTCCTGGGTCGGGGCGAGGACCGTGATGTCGTCCAACCCGAGCGCGGCGGCGACGGCCCGGTGCATGTCCTCCGCCGGATGATCGGTGATCTTGAGTTCCTTCTCGTTGTCGCCGGGCTCCACGGTGTGGGACGGCAGCATGCCCATCCCCGCGTACTTGGTGAACACCCCGTGGTCGACCATCGTCATGACCGTGTCCAGGTGCATGAACGCCCGCCTGCGCGGCATCCGCAGCGCGACGATCCGGTCGCAGGAGCCCCCGGCGAACAGCGCCTGGGCCAGCATCTCGACGGCCTGCGGCTGCGTGCGCTCGCTCATCCCGACCAGCACGGCGCCGTTCCCGAGGACCAGCACGTCGCCGCCCTCCAGCGTCGCCGGCGCCATGGCGGTGCCGCGGTTCCACACGTGGTACCCGCCCTCGGCGGGCCGGTCGTAGCCGGTCGCGAACAGCGGGTGCCAGCGGTAGACCGCCTCCATGTTCACCGTCTCGCGCATCCGGGCCTTCATGCGCATCGTGTTGATCGACACGCCGTCGTAGATCCAGCAGGACGTGTCGCGGGTGAACAGGTGGTTGGGCAGCGGCGGCAGGACGAACCCGTCCATGCCGAGGGAGTGGAACGCGATGGACGCCGGCTCGGGCATCCGCTCCAGCATCTCCCGCTTGGTGATGCCCCCGATCAGGAACGCCGCCAGCTCCGCCACGTCCATGGCGTCGAAGCAGTTGCGGATCGCGTCGGTCGCCAGCGGGCCGAACCAGTGCGGGTCGACCACCCTGTCGAGGATGTGCCGGCGCGCCTCGGGGATCGTGACGGTCTCGCCGAGCAGGTCGATCAGCAGATGCGTCCGCACGCCCTGGGCGCGCAGCACGTCCTCGAACTCCTCGTGCTCCTCCACGGCCCGCCGGACCCACAGCACGTCGTCGAACAGCAGCCCGGCGGCGTTGGAGGGGGTGAGCCGCTTCAGGGACAGCTCGGGCCGGTGCAGCAGCACCTCCCGGAGCCGGCCCACCTCCGAATCGACGCGGAACGCCATCCCCACCTCCCCGGAGCACGGCCACGGCGCCGCGACTCCCCCAGAGCGCGGATTCCCCGGGGCGCGGCGGCGAAACTAGATCGACTTCCACCGGGCGGCTTTACCGCGACTTCACGCCGGCGGCGCCGGGACCGGGCGCGGAGCTGTCCTGCCCCGGACCTAAACTCGTCACCATGACACCCCCCGGAGACGGCGCGGTCGAACTGCACTCGCTCGCCAAGCGCTACGGCGCGGTGGCGGCCGTGGACGGCCTGTCGCTCAGCGCCGCCCGGGGTGCGGTCACCGCGCTGCTCGGCCCGAACGGCGCCGGCAAGACCACCACGATCGAGATCTGCGAGGGGTTCCGGCGGGCCGATGCGGGCACCGTCCGCGTCCTCGGCCTCGACCCCGCCACCGACGGGCGCGCCCTGCGCCCGCGGGTCGGCGTGATGCCGCAGTCCGGCGGCGTGCCGGGCACCGCCCGGGCCGGCGAGTTCCTGCGGCTCGTGGCCTCGTTCCACACCGCGCCGCTCGACGCCTCCGCCCTGCTGGAGCGGCTCGGCCTCACCGGGCACGCCCGCACCCCGTTCCGGCGGATGTCGGGCGGGCAGCAGCAGCGGCTCTCCCTCGCCGTCGCCGTGGTCGGACGTCCCGAGCTGGTCTTCCTCGACGAGCCCACCACCGGGCTCGACCCGCAGGCCAGGCACGCCACCTGGGACCTGATCGGCGAGCTGCGCGCCGCCGGGGTCTCGGTCGTGCTCACCACGCACAACATGGAGGAGGCCGAGCGCCTCGCCGACCACATCGTGATCGTCGACGGCGGCCGGGTCGTCGCCGAGGGCGCCCCCGAGGAGCTGACCGGCGCCGAGCGGCAGCTGCGGTTCCGCGCCCGTCCCGGCCTCGGCCTGGAGGAGCTGCTCGCGGCGCTGCCCGCCGGGAGCGCCGCCAAGGAGTCGCCCGCCGGGCACTACCTGATCGAGGCCGACGTCCGGCCCGAGCTGCTGGCCACGGTCACCGCCTGGTGCGCCTCGCACGGCGTCCTGACCGAGGACCTGCGGATCGAGCGGCGCACGCTGGAGGACGTCTTCCTGGAACTCACCGGACGGGAGCTGCGCTCGTGACGACCTCGCTGGACCTCGCCCCCGCGCCGGGCGCCGCGCCGCTGCCGCGCATGATCCTCTCCCAGACCGGCTACGAGTTCCGCGCCGTGCTGCGCAACGGCGAGCAGCTGCTGCTCACACTGATCATCCCGGTGGTGCTGCTCGCGCTGTTCAGCGCCACGTCCCTGCTGGACCTCGGCGCGGGCCGCCGCGTC is a genomic window of Actinomadura citrea containing:
- a CDS encoding ABC transporter ATP-binding protein, with amino-acid sequence MTPPGDGAVELHSLAKRYGAVAAVDGLSLSAARGAVTALLGPNGAGKTTTIEICEGFRRADAGTVRVLGLDPATDGRALRPRVGVMPQSGGVPGTARAGEFLRLVASFHTAPLDASALLERLGLTGHARTPFRRMSGGQQQRLSLAVAVVGRPELVFLDEPTTGLDPQARHATWDLIGELRAAGVSVVLTTHNMEEAERLADHIVIVDGGRVVAEGAPEELTGAERQLRFRARPGLGLEELLAALPAGSAAKESPAGHYLIEADVRPELLATVTAWCASHGVLTEDLRIERRTLEDVFLELTGRELRS